The following proteins are encoded in a genomic region of Bernardetia sp. MNP-M8:
- a CDS encoding branched-chain amino acid aminotransferase: MLSTDTSIYIDVQPTAHSRITELDQDNIPFGRVFSDHMFIADYKDGAWTDFKIVPYGNLSLSPAASTLHYSQTIFEGMKAFYNKKDEVVLFRPEENYERLMRSCERMCIPKMNKEIFMQGLKKLIDVDRKWVPKSEGSSLYIRPFIFASEGFLGVRPAEEYKFIIFTCPVGAYYTQPVRVKVETKFVRAASGGTGNAKTGGNYAAALYPAKLAQEEGYHQLIWTDAKEHKYIEESGTMNIMFVIDDGSKGKILTPPVGDTILNGITRKSLVLLAKDLGYEVEERPVTVAEIEGAMKNGNLTEAFGVGTAAVISQIAAIGIEGIDYELPAIETRKISNHILKELKAIRSAESEDRFGWMEKV; this comes from the coding sequence ATGCTCTCTACCGACACAAGTATTTATATTGATGTTCAGCCAACAGCACATTCACGCATTACAGAATTAGACCAAGATAATATTCCTTTTGGTCGTGTTTTTTCTGACCACATGTTTATTGCTGATTATAAAGATGGAGCTTGGACAGATTTTAAAATTGTGCCTTATGGTAACCTTTCATTGAGTCCAGCAGCTTCGACTCTTCATTATTCTCAAACTATTTTTGAAGGAATGAAAGCGTTCTATAATAAAAAAGATGAAGTTGTTCTTTTCCGTCCAGAAGAAAATTATGAGCGTTTAATGCGTTCTTGTGAGCGTATGTGTATTCCTAAAATGAACAAGGAAATTTTTATGCAAGGACTAAAAAAATTGATAGATGTAGATAGAAAATGGGTTCCTAAATCAGAAGGAAGTTCACTTTATATTCGTCCATTTATCTTTGCATCTGAAGGTTTTTTGGGAGTTCGTCCTGCCGAAGAGTATAAATTTATCATTTTTACATGTCCTGTGGGCGCATACTATACACAGCCTGTACGTGTAAAAGTAGAAACTAAATTTGTTCGTGCTGCAAGTGGAGGAACAGGAAATGCAAAAACGGGAGGAAATTATGCAGCAGCTTTATATCCAGCTAAATTAGCACAAGAAGAAGGATATCATCAGCTTATCTGGACAGATGCAAAAGAACACAAATACATTGAAGAGTCTGGAACAATGAATATTATGTTTGTCATTGATGATGGAAGCAAAGGAAAAATACTTACGCCACCCGTAGGAGATACTATTTTGAATGGAATTACTCGCAAAAGTTTGGTTCTCTTAGCAAAAGATTTGGGCTATGAAGTAGAAGAACGACCTGTAACAGTAGCAGAGATAGAAGGAGCTATGAAAAATGGTAACCTAACTGAAGCCTTTGGAGTAGGAACAGCAGCCGTAATTTCTCAAATTGCAGCCATTGGAATAGAAGGTATAGATTATGAACTCCCTGCCATAGAAACTCGTAAAATAAGTAATCATATTTTGAAAGAATTAAAAGCCATTCGTTCAGCAGAAAGTGAAGACCGTTTTGGGTGGATGGAAAAAGTCTAA
- a CDS encoding DUF2628 domain-containing protein, producing the protein MNKSDDNTLFELFFHKSKEYYIDKLISYQTGQKFTFNVFAFLFGLFWFIYRKMYLQAFVILLIVVGEGFLEVLFFPDMDESTINTVNVVMTILIATITGFMGNYLYIKHAERVITNAQQKYNDTEQIHKIVKRKGGVSYLVFIILAGIIALTFLYNNFIP; encoded by the coding sequence ATGAACAAGTCTGACGACAACACATTATTTGAATTATTTTTTCATAAAAGCAAAGAATACTATATTGACAAATTGATAAGCTATCAAACAGGTCAAAAATTTACCTTTAATGTTTTTGCATTTTTGTTCGGACTTTTTTGGTTTATATATAGGAAAATGTATCTACAAGCATTTGTGATTTTGCTTATCGTAGTAGGAGAAGGTTTTTTAGAAGTATTGTTTTTCCCTGATATGGACGAATCTACTATTAACACTGTTAATGTTGTTATGACAATCTTAATAGCTACAATTACAGGGTTCATGGGAAATTATTTGTATATAAAACACGCAGAAAGAGTAATAACAAATGCTCAACAAAAATATAATGACACAGAACAAATACATAAAATAGTCAAGCGTAAAGGAGGCGTTAGTTACTTAGTTTTTATTATATTAGCAGGTATAATCGCTTTAACTTTCCTTTATAATAACTTTATCCCATAG
- a CDS encoding Crp/Fnr family transcriptional regulator — protein MNIEKILNEIGEIYSPISNECQKEFIANSKISTFKKGEIVVREGQFSKKGYLIVQGCSRAYYLKDGKDISDWFTFENQIMASIVSFFSKEPSPHYVEFIEDSTVIEFTKDTVDILTNKYHDFERFISKVITETMLGLCERLYTIQFNKAEERYKHLLTIYPDITNRIPLTHIASYLGITLETLSRIRNPKNRI, from the coding sequence ATGAACATTGAAAAAATCTTAAATGAAATTGGAGAAATTTATTCACCAATATCCAATGAATGTCAGAAGGAATTTATTGCCAATTCAAAAATTAGCACGTTTAAAAAAGGAGAAATTGTGGTTCGTGAAGGACAATTTTCTAAAAAAGGATATCTAATTGTACAAGGCTGTTCTAGAGCCTATTACCTGAAAGACGGAAAGGACATTTCTGACTGGTTTACTTTTGAAAATCAGATTATGGCTTCTATAGTAAGTTTTTTCAGCAAAGAGCCGAGTCCTCATTATGTTGAGTTTATTGAAGATTCAACAGTTATTGAGTTTACAAAAGACACTGTAGATATACTTACTAATAAATATCACGATTTTGAACGCTTTATAAGCAAAGTGATAACCGAAACTATGTTAGGTTTGTGCGAAAGATTGTATACCATTCAATTCAATAAAGCGGAGGAACGGTACAAGCACCTTTTAACAATTTATCCTGACATAACAAACAGAATTCCACTCACTCATATTGCTTCTTATTTGGGAATTACACTTGAAACTTTGAGTAGAATAAGAAACCCTAAAAACCGAATTTGA
- a CDS encoding NAD(P)H-dependent oxidoreductase translates to MKKILIINGHPDKESFSFGLSEAYKIGAEKSNAEIKEINIRELNFNPNLEFGYRKRTELEPDLLAAQDKLKWADHIVWVYPVWWSSVPAMMKGFLDRILLPGFAFNKRENSLLSDKCLTGKSARIICTMDQPTWFYKFVYRSPSHNAMKKGTLHYIGVKKVRITAIGPIRLSTEEFRAKWLNKVEKLGQMNK, encoded by the coding sequence ATGAAGAAAATACTAATTATAAACGGACATCCTGACAAGGAAAGCTTCAGTTTTGGACTTTCAGAAGCCTATAAAATAGGTGCTGAAAAATCAAATGCTGAAATAAAAGAAATTAATATCCGAGAATTGAACTTCAACCCAAACCTAGAATTTGGATATAGAAAACGGACTGAACTAGAACCAGATTTACTAGCTGCACAGGATAAATTAAAATGGGCAGACCATATAGTTTGGGTATATCCTGTTTGGTGGAGCTCTGTCCCTGCAATGATGAAAGGCTTTTTAGACCGAATTTTACTTCCTGGATTTGCTTTTAATAAAAGAGAAAACTCATTGCTTTCGGATAAGTGCCTGACAGGTAAATCTGCTAGAATAATTTGCACAATGGATCAACCAACTTGGTTTTACAAATTTGTTTATAGAAGCCCTAGCCACAATGCAATGAAAAAAGGAACATTGCATTATATTGGTGTGAAAAAAGTGCGAATTACAGCCATTGGACCTATACGCCTTTCTACAGAAGAGTTTAGAGCTAAATGGTTGAATAAAGTTGAAAAATTGGGGCAGATGAATAAGTAA